aatttattttgtggtatatatctataatatttatcttcctttttattattaaaactatttttattaattttttcatttataatattttcgatatttttttttgtattttcaattatttccatttcttctttttcacTTGGTTTATAAATAgcatcattatatttttcttctcTATCTTCTGCTtgtgataatatttttttttttcgaagTTTTTTTATGGATTCATTCGTTTCAACCatatcaatattattattgtatatatgtacgctttcattaattaaattatcatatcttacattattattttcatcaatatattttaatactaagttacttttttgttttcctTCTTTTGTATTTAATCCCATATTGTTTGGGTATTGGTTTACATGAATTTCAGGATATGCTCCTCCATCTTGGAAATCTGCATTGCTTGAAATTCGAAGGTATTGCCTCTTAAGGTATTGATAGCActgtttttttgtttcatcCTTTGCGTTTATTTGCTTTTGGGACACTTCACTTTCCTCAACGTCGTAtgcctttttttttggcttTGGGAGGTTTCTGCACAAGGGGAAGTCATAAATGGATGAGAGAAATGGATGATCGCTTTAATTTTAGCTAGCTATGGCTTCGacaaaatatgcaaaagcTTACCTTAAAAATTCAGTCATTTTGTGCCAAGGATAGTGGTTTTAGAAAGGTGGAAAATTTTCGTCATTTATCGAGTTCAGCTCGCTTATGGTTTTTCCTTTAGTTTTCTTTTCCCTTTCCCTTCGTTTGCCTTTTTTGGAATATGGCAAAACAAAGAATTTTGAAAACTCAGATTGAGTAAATCTGGGATagctaaaaaataatatcacTTTTTCAATACGTTATTTCATAATCatcattaaatattatataatatattgaaCGTATTGGttaaaatttgaattatgTAACTATTAATAAGTTGaagatatttattattttatttcattagctatctttattttacattttatggaatacattattttattatttaaataaaataaataaaggaaaaaaaaatttcttaaaatttttttttttttttaaaggaaaaatatttacaataaaTAGCCAAATAAATGTAATGAATTATGGAGGCATATTATTTcctataattaaaaaaagttatatacttaattgatataataaaaaacgtaaatatagaaatatgaatttaatttgattttaataatttttatttataatttaaacttttttttgtcattgTTTAGCATTTGGCTATCCATGAGCGTACCATAATTAAtaccatatatttttgtttttacaAACATagggaaaataaaagttaGAAAATTGgtgtttcattttttatttgaattttttcaaagttttataataaaaatatatgtaatactttattatttaaatggtAAAAAATCTATGAAATTAGCTTTATAcacaacaaaaaaaaaataaaattaattaacaATAGCAAATGGAGTGAACGTTTGTATATTAAATCAAATCagtgaataataatataaatatataatgggAAAATgaacgaaataaaaaacaaaaaactTATTCTTCATTTAGAAGTCTACCTTTAGAAATAAATAGGAAACTATATATGACTCTAAAGGTACATCAGCGAAGTATCGCGcacacatttatataatgcagatatattataagcattatattttgtgataaaaaaaatatggttGAGTTCTTAGAAGATTATACTGTTCTTTGTAtgttttcatttctttaaaggctttcccttttttatattatccttattctgttcatattttggAATGAATTTAGGAGTAGTCTGAATTAAGTTATTTTTCTACgacttcaaaaaaaattgaaggAGTTGAAAAACCTCAAAAATCGAACTCACCAATGTATACTTGCTTATTAGCTTTTTCAAAatcatatacataaatatatatatacatgatTGGCATTTCTGGTAGctaattaatatttgttcaatattatttttctcaaaaatattaataaagaaataagtataaaaaaataattaattctttttttgcaGCATCTCAGACCTTCCTTCctgtattttattaattacacaaaatgcataaaaaaaaagggaagACAGAAAAGGTTATTTTCAAGTCTTTCCCCCCTTGCTTATgactttttaattttgtgtatgtatatttgCAGGATTTTTGAGCTTAAACTCATTCCTCATATATGGaataggaaataaaaaaaaaggaactATCCACTTACATGCACCAATATAGTTTTATTCTATTGTTTTTATGCAATTTGGCAAAGTTTTGGATCTAGCAATTTCGACGTCCTCCCATTTTgcaaacaattttaaaaagaacTTCATAACAATTATATGGCTTTCTCTTGTTTATGCATTTTGCACATACGTTTAAATGATTAGGGAACTTTAGACTGATCTGAAAAAAGCAATAAATTAACGAATAGATTATGAAATaagtatgtatatatgatgCTGCTGAAGTTATAGAAGAGATCAACAAAAGTATATGTctaatgtattttttagttaAAAGTAGGTGCTGTGATATATATGGATTGAcacttttaaaattaaaaatttaaaaagccaccgtatatacatttgttttatgaacaaatttgatgctattatttgtttaaaaatatttaaataaatattttcataatagcCCTTCGAAATGTtcaatgaatatattttttagtaataaaatgaatggTTTAAAAAAGggcatattattatgtagaTATTAAAATGGTGAAAGAAAtggataaaataattatgaacacgtacatatatataatgggTATATACGTACATTTTTCTGAACAGTCAGGTGTAAATAGGGACagacaaatatatttttgccTTTTTTAGGGcgaaattatattttttgcacaCACAAATGttcataaattaatatgttAGCTTTCCCTATTATTCCACAAACGCAAATGCAatccaaatatatatacatacataatatggcaataatttatattttgtattttttaaataatcagAACTTCTTAGAGGAGTTATTAAACATTTGATTATTAATCAaaatcttttaaaaatataattatcatcatttatatatacaaaacaTATCTTGCCTAAATAGTGATAGTATTCTgtttttatacaatttttattttttttaaatttacctttaaaaaagaaggCTTAGGGCCTTATATTGGTATTATCATCGCTTTCCCATTTTGCCCtccatatattcatattcaCTACTTtttaacattaaaaaaaacagtttTATATGTTACTTGTGATTTCTACAGATTAACTCATTTtggaaacaaaaaatatgttatggcaaatttatttcaaaaataaaacaaaacaaacgaaaaaatgtaaaaaaacataaataaagcataaataaatataaataaatataaataaaaaaataaaaataaatataaaaatgtagaataattttaataaaaatgtaaatataaattataaaagatTAACAAGcgaatacaaaaaaaaataaagccaTACAATAAATACTACCATATAATAATGGTGCTAAAAGatgcataaataaatggGAATAGCTTGGCTAtctaatatatgcataataaatatgtattaaagaaaaggctataaaaaaaataaaagctaCTGATCCATATTTTGGCTACGTATTTTGCATACATAAATGGTATAACGGTTTTCGTTGGGAAGTAGAATCCCCTTAGCCATCTGTCgatattgataaaaaaaaaataaataaggaaatattcttaatatttaaagtaCAAAAGAgacattttttatcttttagtTGTaacgaaaaaatgaaaaagtataaatataggATCAAACATAagtatgtataaatatgcatacatttatatgaatattcgTGGGCTTAaacaattttgtatattcatGTTGCCTTGATGGTTttataagaaaatatttaaggttgttattattattttaaaaaaaaaaacagttaatttttataatttttttcgttttaatttttgaaaagtttaaaaatattttattgtatttttataaggGGACAAACACTTTATAGTATAACCGAAAAATATGTAGGATGGATATATTACAACTATCATAgtatacattttaaatatagttatatataattaaatattttataaggtgtatatatgtttataacatatttattcgCATTTTGTTTAAGATTAAATATGCACTATGTCAAATtgttgaatatttttatgtataaattatttgtgtaaaataattctgacttgtatttttttttaataaaatatattttttgcacatagacatattattattattttgtgacaataaaatatacgcttgtatatatattaaaaatattttgttaaaagGTAATTAATCGatgatttgtttttataacttatgaataattaatttttgtttaatttatgttttgtatgtatttaaaattttaagtaATAAAGGGGAATGTGCAAtggtatatttttcaaatttaaaaaatatttttttttcaattcaacattattatagtatatataattgtatacaaaattaataagtCAAAGTACGATTTGTTTGGCAAAGTATATGTAGACAggtgtatttatttatacaagCTTGTAAGGGAAAATTACGTAGACAATCTGAAaagttatttatttgttaataGAGAGAAGGATGAGTTTAAAACAGTATGACATTCTTTTGCTTGGTAGTACAGGATATACTGGGGAAATGGTTTTAGAATATTTATtggaaaattatgaaataaaaataaaaactgataaattaaaaatattatgtggTGTTAGAAATGTAAATAAgcttaataatattttattaaaaataaaagaaaggATAAATGTAGAATgtattgataaaataaatataaaagaatgTGATGTCGAAAATTATGAAtctattttaaattgtGCTACATTATGTAAAGTAGCAATAAGTACGGTAGGACCATATGgaaaatatggatataCTATAGTTAAGGCATGTATAGATGGATCTTGTGACTATTTAGATGCTTGTGGGGAAcatgattttattttaaatgtatataaagaatataataaaatagctaaagaaaaagaattaaaaattatacacaGTGCTTCGTTTATATCAGCTATAAGTGATTTAggaaatttaattatacaagaagaatttgaaaaaaaatataaaagtgCATGTCCTTATGTTCGGATTCGACTATCCTCTGAGGGTAGTAATTATCGAACAGTTGGAAAAGCTACattaaaaagttatttattatttaaaaaaacggtaggaaataaatataataaatattatttatgtcaAGATGGTGATAGTAATAGTGATTGTGTGAAGTGGGAAGATAAACATAAAACTCAAAACTTTTGTtatgaaaaagaatttGGTTACTGTTTTGACACAACCTATTCTATGGTTGAAGAGACATATGTGTTATGGTCTAACTACCTacttaattataaatatggaaaaaatttagtaatagattataaacaatatgATTCAGATTTGTCTTATTTTagttatatgataaaagtaggattattttatattaatagtttttttagcaattttacttttattgATTATTTGTTAGACAAATATGTTGATAACTTTCATAAAGTTAAAACATCTAgcgaattaaaaaaatgtaattgGAAATGTACCATAGTTGGTGAGtcagaaaatgataatatatctaATACCGATATTTTAAAGAAGGACGAACAGAATAAACAGGTTGTCTTAAATTTTCAGGGGAAAAATGAAGACCCAGGATATTTATTAACAGCTAAAATAATGTCAGAAGCTGCAATTTCGCTagttgaaaataaaacagaTTTGAATACAAACTTTGGAGTAATGTCTGTGTCAGTAGGTCTTGGTTGGACTCTTATTGACCGATTAAAACAAGCAGCAATCAGCATAACAatagataaataaaaaaaaggatgGGAATAAAGTAAAATTCCGAATTGTTTAAGATTGAAGGGTGTATGAAATATGTGCATCGCTATACTGTTCcgattaaaaaagaaattatttttatccgTTAAGACCCGACAATAATGTCATTAAAACATGCATAGCAAATTTTGTGCAATTTTTTCAGACTATGTAAGTATATGTGTGGGGGGTGGTACCCCGTAAAGGTCTCAAATTAACAGACCGTTTTACAGAcataaattgtatataaaattaaattcctatttgcatatataatttttagtgGGCATACTATATGTCATGTTGTTATATActtgtattatttgtatgtttattttttgcatttttttaatatttataattgtatgaaaatatggaaaatctacaaaattgtattattttttattaagcttttttttttaataaaaaaagtataaacatttttattttgtcatACCATTAGTAGGTATACACTCTTAACCCTTAACAATATATTGTTAAATATgaaatgttttaatttttgaaatagtcaatattaataatatttattatttaaaggttagagaatatttttttgaaaaataggAGGtacctttttttatatttcatggggaaaataatgatagtAGCAAATTTGCacttaataataaatgggtataaaattaaaaaaaaaaaaatacaatttctatataacatattaaCACTATTGTATATGGCACTAATGGGGGGACTATACGCCcataaattgtatataaaaaatgtataaaaaaatgtatatatattattatatatataattgataCAAAGAAATGAAAAGTCACCGCATAATTgcaatattaaatatatccaCTGCATATGTATTTTGACATATGGTATGAAAATATTCGGTACggggaaaaataaaaatattatgtatataagggcaaacatatttaattaattttaaaacacttttacaaatattagGGAATGAATAAAATTGCCTATtgcttataaaaataaattatagaaaggtgaattttttatataaatataaatttgtaaaattatgaaatatataaaaaaaaatttataaaaaggtTTACAGCTTAATcgtaaaacaaatataaacattttatatacttacagtatttaattaaaaaacaaatattaacaatGGGTAAGTTTTAGAgcgatttatattttatgtaaaatattgtaataattttattgtatttgttttatgtatttaaaaatgtattacaAGTAGGAGGTTACATCCTATGTATTGTGTTTGTCGTATATTATACtgtttgaaaataaagcgGTTTGCATATACTTGTACTTGTATTTGCATTTGCATTTATGTGGGAAATATATTGTGAATGCATGGCTGGGTTTGCATTTGCTGGCATTTTGgctgatataaaaataaatataatactgATGCattgtttaaatatttttttttttttttttttattttaggAAAAGTACATGGATCATTAGCAAGAGCTGGTAAGGTCAAAAACCAAACCCCTAAGGCTCCCAAATTAAGTAAAGGAAGAAGATTAACTGGTCGTGCAAAAAAGAGACAGTTATACAACAAAAGGTTTTCTGATTCCATAGGAAGAAAGAAAGGACCTAACTCAAGAGTATAATAGTTTATGCACACAAGCgtgtatatattgtatgcatatttgtaggatgattttttttttttttccattatttttttatggaatttatttttcatacttAAATAATGAGCGATAGAATTGAAATACGAATATGTGACATAcctacatttatatattcatttttgaacatgcttatttaaaaaactaTTTTAAGTTTTGACGAAATTGTAAagaacatattttaaaaaataaactaaaaaagtaataataaaaaaactagGGTTATATAgctaacatattttaatataaaatatgtttaaattatatgactaaaatgaaaatataatacataactaatgcattatttttttttttcatgtcCTATGATCATATTGTAAAGGTGTGAACAAATacaaaacgaaaaaaaacaaaaacaaatatgaaaaggtaaaaattttaatggttaattaaaaaatatggtgactaattttaattaatattttatcctTTAATTAGTTTTATTATGGGGAGGtcctataaatatttacattttttgatagcgaaataatatgtatattaattttctttcttGTTATTTTGGGAAgccctttttttattttcaagtTCGATAagatttttcttttccttttcttttatttcattaataatattagaCTTGGTATTTTCTTgtgaattattataaaaatgtaaagcAAGAACAGCAGAcaaaagtaaataaaaacttaTCGATGAAAAAGTTATATTCTTTTCAAATGCTACCATATTCCAAAAATAGTCTTGTTGATTTGAAGAgtcgtttattttttttttttgtttttcatttttatcggCAGTCGAATGGTTATGTCTTTTTattgtaataaaattaattggactacaatttttttttttttttaaaaataatagcgTATTATAATTTCGTATTTTAAGCATATACTTAATCATAGTTGTAGGGGCAATAAAATAGCAGAACAAAATTAGGCTTGCctatgatataataaaataattgctaagcaattatgcatataaaatagtCTTTGAATGGTAAAGGAGTATAAATGTTGTAAATATGTCTGGGTATGATAGCTAAATAAGTTGATAAACTATGAGTTAATTGATTTATTGTGTGTAGATAGTTTTTAATAAGCATTTCAAATAAAgcaaaaaatagtatatagctaaaaattaaaacatgattttattttgaattaaggttatatgattatatatacatatttatatttgaataaattttaagctaatttgttttaaagaataatttatttttgatatattaaattaaaaaaaaaatgctacCCTAAGTATTTTtccataattatttaattggaATAtctcttaaaaaaaatatattatataattaaaaatgtattaacaattattttttaacaggTTAACATaaggaaacaaaaaaaataataatttacataattattaaaaaaatatcatatataagcatatgaaaaattaaaaaaaaaattgaagtCATATTtgatatgcatattattttcggGCGAGGATacaaaattacaaaaaaatgaaaatgctaaaaaaaaagtggcgaccaaatttttaaaacttgCTAACctagaataaaaaaaaaaaaaaaaaaataataataaaagaataaaagAATAACCTGAGACTATTttccaataaaaaattattgtttaaataaaataatatcattataatataaaaaagaaaattataatttaatctattatttaaattatttccaaATATAAGATATACCCCCAACTttagttttaaaaatatttttttttaaaagcttataaaataaattaataatattaaactAACAAAATGAAGGTAAGTAAAAaacttaaaatatatgaaaacaagcttacaaaaaaattttgaataatatgAGTATATCCATTACAACAATATGTAgtgaatttattttaatttttaatgcGTTGAAAATAGggaattattttatcttatttatttgtttactCTGATTTACAACCTGTTTAACTCTATGCATGCTTTAAAATTGAACATTCATAATAAGCTTATTGTTTTATgctatgcatataaattattttgcgttaatatatttatattttttgtaaccAATATTACATGATTTGAGTATTAACTATTTGTGGGTCTCAAGATTATGGGCGGCGCTCATTTTGATAGTTTACAAAGAGAGCTGCTTAAAAATGCTTGAAAACTGCTTGAAAAATGCTTGAAAATTGCTTGAAAATTGCTTGAAATTTTCTTGAAAAAATgcttgaaaaatatttgaaaaaaaaaaattttattacagACTACATGCCGTGGTTATAACAAATACATAGGCAGACAAACATTTGCGGCAAAAATGTGGCTCTCTATACATTTTGGTatgaattaatttttttgtaggTACCAACCAATAGAAAAATAGTTAAAAAAGTCGAAACCTTTGACAACAATATAACAAATCGAGGAAATGTCCCAACTTCAGTTgcaaaaaaaggaaagaaATATCCAGTAGGCCCTATACTACttggaatatttatttttgttgtaATCGGATCAGGTAATAAtccataaatatttttattttttatacaatcTATGAATATGCTTTATTTTGTCATAAATTTACAGTTTTAgagatatattaatttttttttttttttttagttgttattcaaattttgaatatattcaACAGATCAAATAGTTACTATTATTGAAACTGGCATTTGTTTTGTgttcttttatttcaaatgaataaattgTTGAGTCTTgaagatgataaaaaaaaaatatgaatgatttatatatgtattgtGCATTATATTAAGAAGAATATGCATCCAATTTTATGTCGTATttagtttttatttattttgccATTTTTGAAATGTGCTTTATAACATGTATGCGCTTTTAATTGTTTAAACTTATAATATGAGTAAACGATAAAactgataaaataaatgtctGTTCACataaattgataaaatagagattgtattatttaaaaaaaaatatagctaGTTTTGTAGCTACAAATATTAgttagttaaaaaaaaaaaaaaaaaaaatatagcttGTACATGTACATATGTAAAGTTaagcataattttttatgtacataaaatacttaaaaaaaaaaataacaaaataaaacatgcacagtcatatatattatatgtatatatgcatatgtgtGTGCGATTTGGAGGGTgacataatttttagttTAAAAATCTCGTGTCTTTAAACTtgttatttccttttttgttaattctCTATATTGTTTGGGTAAgcgtatattttttagtgtaacattttcaaaggcagttctttttattttaattattggttgatttatttgttgaaacatttttctaatttgCCTATTTCTTCCTTCTTTTATActaatatttaatacacttatttttttaatttgattttgtatttttacattttcttCTCTAAGAACTTCAATGAGAGCAGGTTGTGTTTTttggtttttttttttactatcatattcatcttttaaatatacacCGTCAGCTAGCGTTTTAAGAGCATCCATTCGTACAGGGCCTTCAATAtgtatcatatatttccttactcgttcatattttggatgtgttaatttgtttatccAGGCATACTCATTTGTTAAGAGTAGAACTCCAGAGGTGTTTCGATCTAATCTGCCTACATTGTACAATatcaaaatggaaaaaaatgaataaataaataaataaaataaactatttttaGATAGACggtacaataaaaaaaattatcaaacaTATTAGCAATACTAACCAACGGATACTATAcgatatttttgtaataagTCATCGggaaaaatggaaaatatagatTTTCTATCTTTTTCGTCCTGATTTGTACATAACAATCCTTTAGGTTTATGTAAGACAATCCATTTGTATGTGCTTTGATTAGTACTAGAActgttataattatttataatttttttaatattttgtaagttaatttttttatcattaacTTTTATTTGATCTTTGGCTATATCAACATGTGTACCTGGATTTAAAACGACTttgttattaatttttatgttggCATTTTGTATAAACTTATCTGCTTTCCTTCgagaaatattattattgattgaaattaatttgtttagtcttattatattttcatttttgttaCAGTTTGTTTGTAGAACAGTAAAGGTACGGTATtgttttatacatataaataaaagtaaaagcAAATAAAGGAATAGTATAGATTTCTTGGAATAAGgattgaatatttttttcatcgaTTTTTTACAAGAATGAAATGGTAGTagtaatgaaatatttttatatgcatgtttATATACAATTGTGTGAGAGTATTGATGAACTAATTTCTTATGAGAAATTTGGATTTATCctcctttttatttcttatcATTGTGCTTGCTACTTGCCTATATGTATGACAAATGGGGGTTCTTAAAAATGTAGAAAA
This portion of the Plasmodium chabaudi chabaudi strain AS genome assembly, chromosome: 3 genome encodes:
- a CDS encoding 40S ribosomal protein S30, putative — protein: MGKVHGSLARAGKVKNQTPKAPKLSKGRRLTGRAKKRQLYNKRFSDSIGRKKGPNSRV
- a CDS encoding ribosome associated membrane protein RAMP4, putative; translated protein: MKVPTNRKIVKKVETFDNNITNRGNVPTSVAKKGKKYPVGPILLGIFIFVVIGSVVIQILNIFNRSNSYYY
- a CDS encoding pseudouridine synthase, putative, whose product is MKKIFNPYSKKSILFLYLLLLLFICIKQYRTFTVLQTNCNKNENIIRLNKLISINNNISRRKADKFIQNANIKINNKVVLNPGTHVDIAKDQIKVNDKKINLQNIKKIINNYNSSSTNQSTYKWIVLHKPKGLLCTNQDEKDRKSIFSIFPDDLLQKYRIVSVGRLDRNTSGVLLLTNEYAWINKLTHPKYERVRKYMIHIEGPVRMDALKTLADGVYLKDEYDSKKKNQKTQPALIEVLREENVKIQNQIKKISVLNISIKEGRNRQIRKMFQQINQPIIKIKRTAFENVTLKNIRLPKQYRELTKKEITSLKTRDF
- a CDS encoding saccharopine dehydrogenase, putative, with translation MSLKQYDILLLGSTGYTGEMVLEYLLENYEIKIKTDKLKILCGVRNVNKLNNILLKIKERINVECIDKINIKECDVENYESILNCATLCKVAISTVGPYGKYGYTIVKACIDGSCDYLDACGEHDFILNVYKEYNKIAKEKELKIIHSASFISAISDLGNLIIQEEFEKKYKSACPYVRIRLSSEGSNYRTVGKATLKSYLLFKKTVGNKYNKYYLCQDGDSNSDCVKWEDKHKTQNFCYEKEFGYCFDTTYSMVEETYVLWSNYLLNYKYGKNLVIDYKQYDSDLSYFSYMIKVGLFYINSFFSNFTFIDYLLDKYVDNFHKVKTSSELKKCNWKCTIVGESENDNISNTDILKKDEQNKQVVLNFQGKNEDPGYLLTAKIMSEAAISLVENKTDLNTNFGVMSVSVGLGWTLIDRLKQAAISITIDK